In Prunus dulcis chromosome 1, ALMONDv2, whole genome shotgun sequence, the following are encoded in one genomic region:
- the LOC117615677 gene encoding elongation factor 1-alpha, with product MAVKFAKLLTKIDMRSGKELEKKPKFLKNDDAGLVKMIPTKPIVVETFSEYPPLGRFAVRDMRQTVTVGVIKNVDKKDLTRAKVTKSAAKKGK from the coding sequence ATGGCTGTCAAGTTCGCTAAGCTCCTGACCAAGATTGACATGCGATCTGGTAAAGAGCTTGAGAAAAAGCCCAAGTTCTTGAAGAACGATGATGCAGGGCTTGTTAAGATGATTCCCACCAAGCCCATAGTTGTTGAGACTTTCTCCGAGTATCCTCCACTTGGTCGATTTGCTGTGAGGGACATGCGCCAGACTGTGACCGTGGGAGTCATCAAGAATGTGGATAAGAAGGATCTTACTAGAGCCAAGGTCACCAAGTCTGCAGCCAAGAAAGGCAAATGA